The Drosophila mauritiana strain mau12 chromosome 2R, ASM438214v1, whole genome shotgun sequence genome has a segment encoding these proteins:
- the LOC117136725 gene encoding uncharacterized protein LOC117136725, with protein sequence MKCTIRKCCCWELRWGALFIVLVDMIVTAAVVLETKYLAYNEDWWIDHDMGTLEVSCTSTYYVWIITLLIHFAHLMSCVLVIGSVWVQSKNLVIGYLITGAIRIVYDLIFFIYVCVAIGSVILTLFLIIGGFGVAIYCWIVAYSWFKMIESPNRVN encoded by the exons ATGAAGTGTACCATTAGGAAGTGCTGTTGCTGGGAGTTAAGATGGGGAGCCTTGTTTATCGTCCTTGTAGATATGATTGTGACGGCGGCAGTTGTTTTGGAAACTAAGT ATCTAGCCTATAATGAGGACTGGTGGATTGATCATGATATGGGGACGCTTGAGGTCAGCTGCACTTCTACCTACTATGTTTGGATCATCACACTTCTCATCCACTTCGCCCACCTAATGTCCTGTGTTTTAGTCATTGGCTCTGTTTGGGTG CAATCCAAAAATTTAGTCATCGGCTATCTAATAACTGGCGCGATTCGCATTGTTTATGATcttatatttttcatttatgtTTGCGTGGCAATTGGCTCTGTGATTTTGACCTTGTTCCTTATCATCGGCGGATTtg GTGTAGCCATTTACTGTTGGATCGTTGCCTACTCGTGGTTCAAGATGATCGAAAGTCCTAATCGCGTGAATTAA
- the LOC117138139 gene encoding transmembrane protein 186 has product MLELLCRVSPARLPWRSCMSLAIQPAQRRRFATEVAGKCTDPEKSPFTEWRTVYSMPGIRLVASLSRLKVYQAVLTTAGTPLVFALSSAGQLSTDALAIYAAIGVTGLVTLTLASYAASNLVGFIYVNEQQDLLKLAYVDFWGRRQEALVETDDLLPSWEQGSPSRLRFVSPICLRSDPKRRYKLLNRFGHVSDPQLFEGLFGD; this is encoded by the exons A TGCTGGAGTTGCTGTGCCGGGTCAGTCCTGCAAGATTGCCATGGAGAAGCTGCATGTCCCTAGCCATTCAGCCGGCACAGAGACGCCGTTTCGCAACAGAAGTTGCCGGAAAATGTACGGACCCCGAAAAATCCCCATTCACTGAATGGCGCACCGTCTATAGTATGCCGGGCATACGGCTCGTGGCCTCATTAAGTAGATTGAAAGTCTACCAAGCTGTCCTCACGACCGCCGGAACGCCCCTTGTCTTCGCCCTGAGCAGCGCCGGACAGCTAAGCACGGACGCACTGGCCATCTACGCCGCCATCGGAGTCACTGGCCTGGTCACCCTCACACTCGCCAGCTACGCGGCCTCGAATCTCGTGGGCTTTATCTACGTGAACGAGCAACAAGATCTGCTCAAGCTAGCCTACGTGGACTTCTGGGGAAGACGACAGGAGGCACTCGTGGAAACCGATGATCTGCTGCCCAGCTGGGAGCAGGGAAGTCCATCTCGATTGAGATTCGTTTCGCCCATTTGCTTGCGCAGCGATCCCAAAAGGCGCTACAAACTCCTTAATCGTTTCGGCCATGTCAGCGATCCCCAGTTGTTTGAGGGTCTCTTTGGAGATTGA
- the LOC117136722 gene encoding uncharacterized protein LOC117136722: MGIVDKFLYCFELKYGVLIIGLVDIILSILCGCYLPWIRRKVDADIWILTEQPITVRGPSLVKSSEMYRFYVGEDFYFNRFGYSMYIFGLIVLILHIGACILIIISALSEEKIMAAPYVATAPMRFVVLLLILIWIVAKSFDCTTSFWLIGLSLFPATYFWLTVVSWFNPSTSE; this comes from the exons ATGGGTATTGTCGATAAATTTCTCTACTGCTTTGAGCTGAAGTACGGCGTACTTATAATTGGATTGGTGGACATAATCCTGAGTATACTCTGCGGATGTTACTTGCCAT GGATAAGACGGAAAGTGGATGCAGATATTTGGATCCTTACAGAGCAGCCGATTACTGTACGTGGGCCATCTCTTGTCAAAAGTTCGGAGATGTACCGGTTTTACGTCGGTGAAGACTTCTACTTCAACAGATTCGGGTACTCGATGTATATATTTGGCCTGATTGTCCTCATTCTTCACATTGGCGCCTGTATACTGATCATAATCTCCGCTCTTTCG GAGGAGAAAATCATGGCTGCCCCCTATGTGGCCACTGCTCCGATGCGCTTCGTTGTGCTGCTCCTCATCCTGATTTGGATAGTGGCCAAGTCGTTCGACTGCACCACCAGTTTTTGGCTCATAGGTCTAAGTTTGT TTCCGGCCACCTACTTTTGGCTAACAGTCGTGTCTTGGTTTAACCCCTCCACCTCGGAATAA
- the LOC117136720 gene encoding muscle M-line assembly protein unc-89 isoform X1 — protein sequence MTEKGSQEETKAIGVETPAYATKSGSELVLPEALEDLMDLEDQDAGGLKSSDKDKSMNLDIYDDLYEVQPAGSKKSEKMDRSLELDIYDDLDDFQKAEDRNNKELQAWEAKYEKALAEIEALKVENKALGKKIKTMEVNLQNLLDTAKAEVKRKETLIAELRNEKDDVCFRRKRARPFEVPGAREPESKRQKEFQSKPIDVRKYSETDRNPFKTATKNGAKDDARKMMNTKDTKKVVSKDVERGAIFKEDKKTATLKDDVKKSSSKDDAWKSRTKEDAKKSVQRSKSPRPEHLKTTDRKSTAQTRRPDRHRSRSPKQNSRRDHHRNQESSPRHAKRRSHSASPSKIHLPREKANAITKLTDDETNAQRSKSPVPVTAKLVTESQPAEKVKSNRKDAALETNANSLKESKVETKDITQPTDGLISEAFIPKHEIIPGLSLINPESEDFFKNEIKLDPIKKLSNPTEDNSTHQLLKKEPIPKVVILKKCKIIFAKDSPAVEQHLDKIKDEKESEKPQAKLDKKEPFAVKTAVETPSKEESNDDIVLSKNTTPQAEVCSQHDENNKAEIRGPTDEVVESEVGVRIIEDIRLPNMADIDNFAVKVDNHGEAPTAVTDSALNQQNLATQDQTICAEMKDPTIPISSDESPNKSATVLYAKPDSTKLDHSDEHDEVILETAMDMLTKEQDAASNAESTYPKLRIAEDAIDMALEQLHQQSPDETAVTSTSNRAQQTPKSLITILTQTPKQGSPLRAVSPMETPKKTDTEKTPLKKRKVNMDSPPQVPAEDVTIDKTLGDSLQEGSSTVTKRCSMGHTDYQYEQIKDEVILRVKRRGRRRKPTPIEIPTTAEDKPI from the exons ATGACTGAAAAg GGCAGCCAAGAAGAAACCAAGGCGATTGGAGTGGAAACGCCTGCGTATGCCACGAAATCTGGGAGTGAACTGGTGCTGCCCGAAGCTCTGGAGGACTTGATGGATCTGGAAGATCAGGACGCGGGCGGGTTGAAGTCCAGCGATAAGGATAAATCCATGAATTTGGATATCTACGACGATTTGTACGAGGTGCAGCCTGCAGGTTCAAAAAAGAGTGAGAAAATGGACAGATCCCTTGAACTGGACATCTACGATGATTTGGACGACTTCCAGAAGGCCGAGGATCGT AATAACAAGGAGCTGCAGGCATGGGAAGCCAAATACGAAAAGGCACTGGCTGAAATTGAAGCGCTAAAGGTCGAGAATAAGGCTCTAGGCAAGAAGATAAAAACCATGGAGGTTAATCTGCAGAATCTACTGGACACAGCTAAGGCGGAGGTAAAGAGAAAAGAGACATTGATTGCCGAGCTGCGAAACGA AAAGGACGATGTATGCTTCCGACGAAAACGAGCACGGCCGTTTGAAGTACCAGGTGCAAGGGAACCCGAGAGTAAGCGTCAGAAAGAATTTCAATCGAAACCAATCGATGTCAGAAAATATTCGGAAACGGATAGAAATCCGTTCAAAACGGCTACAAAGAACGGCGCAAAGGATGATGCTAGGAAGATGATGAACACAAAAGACACAAAGAAAGTTGTATCAAAAGATGTTGAAAGAGGCGCGATATTCAAGGAGGATAAAAAGACGGCGACCTTAAAAGATGATGTCAAGAAGTCATCCTCAAAGGATGATGCTTGGAAATCTAGGACAAAAGAAGACGCCAAGAAATCGGTCCAAAGAAGCAAGTCTCCCAGGCCGGAACACTTAAAGACCACCGATCGGAAATCTACTGCACAGACTCGTCGTCCAGATCGACACCGCAGCCGGAGTCCAAAACAAAATTCCCGGCGAGATCATCACAGGAATCAAGAAAGCAGTCCCCGGCACGCCAAACGGCGAAGCCATTCCGCATCGCCCAG CAAGATACATTTGCCGAGAGAAAAAGctaatgccatcaccaaacttaCTGACGATGAAACAAATGCCCAACGCAGCAAGAGCCCAGTCCCCGTGACCGCCAAACTGGTAACTGAATCTCAACCGGCTGAAAAAGTCAAATCCAACCGAAAGGATGCTGCTTTAGAAACCAATGCAAATTCCTTAAAGGAATCAAAAGTAGAGACGAAAGATATAACTCAACCGACAGATGGTTTAATTTCTGAAGCTTTTATACCAAAACATGAGATTATTCCCGGGCTAAGCTTAATTAACCCAGAATCAGAggatttttttaaaaatgagATCAAGTTGGATCCTATAAAAAAGTTATCGAATCCTACAGAAGACAACTCTACCCACCAACTTTTAAAGAAGGAGCCTATTCCAAAAGTTGTAATacttaaaaaatgtaaaatcaTTTTTGCAAAAGATTCCCCAGCTGTTGAGCAACACCTGGACAAAATTAAGGATGAAAAAGAATCTGAAAAGCCACAGGCAAAGTTAGACAAAAAAGAGCCATTTGCAGTTAAAACTGCTGTTGAAACTCCTAGCAAAGAAGAGAGCAACGACGACATAGTATTATCAAAGAATACGACGCCTCAAGCTGAAGTGTGTTCTCAGCATGATGAGAATAATAAAGCAGAGATCCGAGGACCCACGGATGAAGTGGTCGAGTCCGAAGTGGGAGTAAGGATTATCGAGGATATTCGGTTGCCCAATATGGCGGATATCGACAATTTTGCTGTAAAGGTCGACAACCATGGTGAGGCGCCAACTGCTGTAACAGATTCCGCCTTAAATCAGCAGAATCTAGCCACACAGGACCAAACGATTTGCGCAGAGATGAAAGATCCAACTATTCCTATCTCCTCGGACGAATCTCCAAACAAGTCTGCTACTGTATTATACGCCAAGCCCGATTCAACAAAACTGGATCACAGCGATGAACATGACGAGGTTATCCTGGAAACTGCCATGGACATGCTGACGAAGGAGCAGGATGCGGCGAGCAACGCAGAATCCACATACCCGAAACTGCGGATCGCAGAAGATGCCATTGACATGGCACTAGAGCAATTGCACCAGCAGTCACCGGACGAAACTGCGGTGACCTCAACGTCGAATAGAGCGCAGCAGACGCCTAAAAGCCTCATCACGATACTCACCCAGACTCCAAAACAAGGTAGTCCACTAAGGGCTGTGTCGCCGATGGAGACGCCAAAGAAGACGGACACGGAGAAGACCCCGCTAAAGAAGAGAAAAGTCAACATGGACAGTCCGCCACAGGTGCCAGCCGAGGATGTTACCATCGACAAAACTTTGGGTGATAGCCTGCAGGAAGGGAGCTCAACTGTGACCAAACGCTGCTCCATGGGCCACACAGACTACCAGTACGAACAGATAAAGGACGAGGTCATTTTAAGAGTGAAACGGCGGGGTCGCCGCCGAAAGCCAACACCTATTGAAATACCAACAACTGCTGAGGACAAaccaatttaa
- the LOC117136721 gene encoding aquaporin-11, whose translation MSTTALGISALFMVGCCALAQIARVICRRLVTREGLVPILINEAIAAAELCACCFELIIVADNFGVSMYAVCLFLLTIWWGRVWGDASACPYTHMEDVVEGRTSFKEMALRSWAELMGGCCVYRVVQVFWWLELAETHRGRAFETCNADLQVSPYLGAVIEGVATLLCRLASKTISEKEPRFGSYIDSFIGTSLVVAAFNFSGGYFNPVLATALKWGCRGHTHLEHIIVYWIGACAGAVLSIPVFKVPAVRRLLLGEGAASKSKQE comes from the exons ATGTCGACAACAGCGCTTGGGATCAGCGCCCTCTTCATGGTGGGTTGCTGTGCTCTGGCCCAAATCGCACGGGTGATCTGCCGGCGACTGGTGACCCGTGAGGGTTTGGTACCCATCCTGATCAACGAGGccatcgccgccgccgagctgTGCGCCTGCTGCTTCGAGCTCATTATTG TGGCCGACAACTTCGGCGTGTCCATGTACGCCGTCTGCCTGTTCCTGCTGACCATTTGGTGGGGCCGCGTGTGGGGCGACGCCTCCGCCTGCCCCTACACCCACATGGAGGACGTGGTGGAGGGTCGCACCAGCTTCAAGGAGATGGCTCTGCGCAGCTGGGCCGAACTGATGGGCGGCTGCTGTGTGTACCGCGTGGTGCAGGTCTTCTGGTGGCTGGAGTTGGCCGAGACCCATCGTGGACGGGCGTTCGAGACGTGCAACGCCGATCTGCAGGTCAGCCCATATCTGGGGGCGGTCATCGAGGGCGTAGCCACGCTGCTGTGCCGCCTGGCCTCGAAGACGATCAGCGAGAAGGAGCCACGGTTCGGGAGCTACATCGATTCCTTCATCGGCACCAGCCTGGTCGTGGCAG CCTTCAACTTCTCCGGCGGCTACTTCAATCCCGTCCTGGCCACCGCCCTCAAGTGGGGCTGTCGCGGACACACCCACCTGGAGCACATCATTGTCTACTGGATCGGCGCCTGTGCCGGCGCTGTGCTCTCCATTCCGGTCTTCAAGGTGCCCGCGGTGAGACGCCTTCTGCTTGGCGAGGGGGCGGCGTCGAAGTCCAAGCAGGAATAA
- the LOC117136724 gene encoding LOW QUALITY PROTEIN: uncharacterized protein LOC117136724 (The sequence of the model RefSeq protein was modified relative to this genomic sequence to represent the inferred CDS: substituted 1 base at 1 genomic stop codon) → MGIPTIKKCCCLELKWGALIAVVVDWLFAGAILGQTMCEFDXSVHRIREIKRTKCTNLADFKDHDGGMNIVWFVVALVHIAHIVCIILVLVSLCVPNKKLVAPYLITAIIRVIIDIILFIFACIKLGDHDILALVLIIIGIILAVCLWIVVFSWYKKLGGSADI, encoded by the exons ATGGGCATTCCAACCATAAAGAAATGCTGCTGCCTGGAGCTCAAGTGGGGTGCTCTTATTGCCGTCGTGGTTGATTGGCTCTTTGCAGGCGCTATTCTCGGCCAGACTATGTGTGAGTTTGATTGAAGTGTCCACAGGATTAGAGAAATAAAACGCACCAAATGCACGAATCTTGCAGATTTCAAGGATCACGATGGGGGTATGAATATCGTCTGGTTCGTTGTCGCCCTGGTCCACATTGCCCACATAGTTTGCATCATTTTGGTTCTAGTTTCCCTTTGTGTG cctaataaaaagCTCGTCGCTCCTTATCTGATAACCGCAATAATTCGCGTAATTATTGATATCATACTTTTCATTTTCGCGTGCATAAAACTGGGCGACCATGATATCTTGGCACTGGTTTTAATCATTATTGGCATAA TTCTTGCAGTCTGCTTGTGGATCGTCGTCTTCTCGTGGTACAAGAAGCTTGGAGGCTCAGCGGACATATAG
- the LOC117136720 gene encoding nucleolin 2 isoform X2 — MDLEDQDAGGLKSSDKDKSMNLDIYDDLYEVQPAGSKKSEKMDRSLELDIYDDLDDFQKAEDRNNKELQAWEAKYEKALAEIEALKVENKALGKKIKTMEVNLQNLLDTAKAEVKRKETLIAELRNEKDDVCFRRKRARPFEVPGAREPESKRQKEFQSKPIDVRKYSETDRNPFKTATKNGAKDDARKMMNTKDTKKVVSKDVERGAIFKEDKKTATLKDDVKKSSSKDDAWKSRTKEDAKKSVQRSKSPRPEHLKTTDRKSTAQTRRPDRHRSRSPKQNSRRDHHRNQESSPRHAKRRSHSASPSKIHLPREKANAITKLTDDETNAQRSKSPVPVTAKLVTESQPAEKVKSNRKDAALETNANSLKESKVETKDITQPTDGLISEAFIPKHEIIPGLSLINPESEDFFKNEIKLDPIKKLSNPTEDNSTHQLLKKEPIPKVVILKKCKIIFAKDSPAVEQHLDKIKDEKESEKPQAKLDKKEPFAVKTAVETPSKEESNDDIVLSKNTTPQAEVCSQHDENNKAEIRGPTDEVVESEVGVRIIEDIRLPNMADIDNFAVKVDNHGEAPTAVTDSALNQQNLATQDQTICAEMKDPTIPISSDESPNKSATVLYAKPDSTKLDHSDEHDEVILETAMDMLTKEQDAASNAESTYPKLRIAEDAIDMALEQLHQQSPDETAVTSTSNRAQQTPKSLITILTQTPKQGSPLRAVSPMETPKKTDTEKTPLKKRKVNMDSPPQVPAEDVTIDKTLGDSLQEGSSTVTKRCSMGHTDYQYEQIKDEVILRVKRRGRRRKPTPIEIPTTAEDKPI; from the exons ATGGATCTGGAAGATCAGGACGCGGGCGGGTTGAAGTCCAGCGATAAGGATAAATCCATGAATTTGGATATCTACGACGATTTGTACGAGGTGCAGCCTGCAGGTTCAAAAAAGAGTGAGAAAATGGACAGATCCCTTGAACTGGACATCTACGATGATTTGGACGACTTCCAGAAGGCCGAGGATCGT AATAACAAGGAGCTGCAGGCATGGGAAGCCAAATACGAAAAGGCACTGGCTGAAATTGAAGCGCTAAAGGTCGAGAATAAGGCTCTAGGCAAGAAGATAAAAACCATGGAGGTTAATCTGCAGAATCTACTGGACACAGCTAAGGCGGAGGTAAAGAGAAAAGAGACATTGATTGCCGAGCTGCGAAACGA AAAGGACGATGTATGCTTCCGACGAAAACGAGCACGGCCGTTTGAAGTACCAGGTGCAAGGGAACCCGAGAGTAAGCGTCAGAAAGAATTTCAATCGAAACCAATCGATGTCAGAAAATATTCGGAAACGGATAGAAATCCGTTCAAAACGGCTACAAAGAACGGCGCAAAGGATGATGCTAGGAAGATGATGAACACAAAAGACACAAAGAAAGTTGTATCAAAAGATGTTGAAAGAGGCGCGATATTCAAGGAGGATAAAAAGACGGCGACCTTAAAAGATGATGTCAAGAAGTCATCCTCAAAGGATGATGCTTGGAAATCTAGGACAAAAGAAGACGCCAAGAAATCGGTCCAAAGAAGCAAGTCTCCCAGGCCGGAACACTTAAAGACCACCGATCGGAAATCTACTGCACAGACTCGTCGTCCAGATCGACACCGCAGCCGGAGTCCAAAACAAAATTCCCGGCGAGATCATCACAGGAATCAAGAAAGCAGTCCCCGGCACGCCAAACGGCGAAGCCATTCCGCATCGCCCAG CAAGATACATTTGCCGAGAGAAAAAGctaatgccatcaccaaacttaCTGACGATGAAACAAATGCCCAACGCAGCAAGAGCCCAGTCCCCGTGACCGCCAAACTGGTAACTGAATCTCAACCGGCTGAAAAAGTCAAATCCAACCGAAAGGATGCTGCTTTAGAAACCAATGCAAATTCCTTAAAGGAATCAAAAGTAGAGACGAAAGATATAACTCAACCGACAGATGGTTTAATTTCTGAAGCTTTTATACCAAAACATGAGATTATTCCCGGGCTAAGCTTAATTAACCCAGAATCAGAggatttttttaaaaatgagATCAAGTTGGATCCTATAAAAAAGTTATCGAATCCTACAGAAGACAACTCTACCCACCAACTTTTAAAGAAGGAGCCTATTCCAAAAGTTGTAATacttaaaaaatgtaaaatcaTTTTTGCAAAAGATTCCCCAGCTGTTGAGCAACACCTGGACAAAATTAAGGATGAAAAAGAATCTGAAAAGCCACAGGCAAAGTTAGACAAAAAAGAGCCATTTGCAGTTAAAACTGCTGTTGAAACTCCTAGCAAAGAAGAGAGCAACGACGACATAGTATTATCAAAGAATACGACGCCTCAAGCTGAAGTGTGTTCTCAGCATGATGAGAATAATAAAGCAGAGATCCGAGGACCCACGGATGAAGTGGTCGAGTCCGAAGTGGGAGTAAGGATTATCGAGGATATTCGGTTGCCCAATATGGCGGATATCGACAATTTTGCTGTAAAGGTCGACAACCATGGTGAGGCGCCAACTGCTGTAACAGATTCCGCCTTAAATCAGCAGAATCTAGCCACACAGGACCAAACGATTTGCGCAGAGATGAAAGATCCAACTATTCCTATCTCCTCGGACGAATCTCCAAACAAGTCTGCTACTGTATTATACGCCAAGCCCGATTCAACAAAACTGGATCACAGCGATGAACATGACGAGGTTATCCTGGAAACTGCCATGGACATGCTGACGAAGGAGCAGGATGCGGCGAGCAACGCAGAATCCACATACCCGAAACTGCGGATCGCAGAAGATGCCATTGACATGGCACTAGAGCAATTGCACCAGCAGTCACCGGACGAAACTGCGGTGACCTCAACGTCGAATAGAGCGCAGCAGACGCCTAAAAGCCTCATCACGATACTCACCCAGACTCCAAAACAAGGTAGTCCACTAAGGGCTGTGTCGCCGATGGAGACGCCAAAGAAGACGGACACGGAGAAGACCCCGCTAAAGAAGAGAAAAGTCAACATGGACAGTCCGCCACAGGTGCCAGCCGAGGATGTTACCATCGACAAAACTTTGGGTGATAGCCTGCAGGAAGGGAGCTCAACTGTGACCAAACGCTGCTCCATGGGCCACACAGACTACCAGTACGAACAGATAAAGGACGAGGTCATTTTAAGAGTGAAACGGCGGGGTCGCCGCCGAAAGCCAACACCTATTGAAATACCAACAACTGCTGAGGACAAaccaatttaa